Within Halanaerobiales bacterium, the genomic segment ACTTAAATTATTATACTCAGCAACATAATCAAGATCAGGGCCATATTCTCCACCATAGACAGTAGGAATTTCAATTACATCTGGCTTTTCAATATTGAATTTTTCTAAATTATTTTTTAAAGTATTTAATTTCTCAACTAATTTGCTTTTTGTTATTTCTATAGGTTTATATAGCAATAATATAGAACAATAGGCTGGGATAAGTTCTTCAACTCCACAAATTTCTTTATTTTTTATAGCTAAATACATTTTTCGTACTTCATTATTAATTTCTGGAGCTATTTTATTTTCAAATTCAATTAATAAAGCACTATCTCCCGCCACCTTATATTTTATTTGCATCAAACCACTCCAAATTATTAATTTTCAAATTATACAATATTTTTCATAGCAGTTATTTCAATTTTATTTTTTTCTAATTCTTTAACTAACTCTTTTACCAATTTAATAGCTGAAGGATTATCGCCATGGACACAAACAGTATCTGCTTTTAGACGCAAAATTTCTCCATTAATTGTTTTAACTTCACCATTTTTTATCATATTTAAAACCCTTTTCTTTACTTTAGTTGGATCTTCAATAACTGCTCCTTTAATTTTCCTGGAAACAAGAGTTCCATCTAAATTATAAGCTCTATCAGCAAATACTTCACTGGCAACTCTCAAATCTAAATTATTAGCAGCTTTATACATAGCTGAACCACCTAAAGCAACAAAGATTAAATTTTCATCCACCTCTTTAATAGCTTCAGCTATAGCTAAGGCTAAATCATAATCTGTAGAAGCCATATTATTCAAAGATCCATGGGGTTTTACATGTTGTAATTTTAAATTATGGGCTTTAGCAAAAGCTTGTAGAGCACCAATTTGATAGATCATAATTTTTTTAACTTCTTTAGGCTCTATTTCTATTTTTCTTCTGCCAAATCCAACTAAATCTCTAAAACTAGGATGAGCACCAACCATAACTTCCTGTTCTACAGCCATTTTCACTGTTTCATCCATTACTGATGGGTCTCCGGCATGAAAACCACAGGCAATATTAGCTGAAGAAATATATTTAATAATTTCTTCATCCATTCCTAAATTATAAACTCCAAAACTTTCCCCCATATCACAATTAATATCAACTTTAAATTTATTCATCTTTTTTCTCCTCCTGTTCTTATATTATCATATTTTAAATTTAATCCAAAATAGAAAAATTTATCCATAAATCAAAGCCAGGAAAATCCTGGCTTTGTTAGAATTTTATTTGTTTTTTTAGTTAGTTTTTAATTATCTTTTACCTCAAATTGAGCAATTAAAGAGTTAAGATTTTTAGCTAATTCTTCTAATTCATCAGCTGAAGCTGAAAGTTCTTCTACAGTAGCACTCTGTTCTTCTGCTAAAGCAGATACTTCTTCAGAACTGGCTGAGTTGTTTTCAACTGCTTCACTAACAGAACTTACAGAGCTATTAAGTGAATCAATAATATTATCAAGACTTACAGCAAATTCTTTCATTTCTTCTATCTGTTTTTGCGTCTTATTAGAAGCTTCAACCATCTTATTGAGAGAATCACCAGCATCATTAATTATACTGATCTGTTTTTCAACTTCTTCTATATTTGTGTCCATCGAGTTTACAGTTGCGGTAGTCTCTGACTGAATATCTTCTATTAAACTATTTATCTTATTTGTAACTTCTGAAGATTCTTCAGCAAGTTCTCTGACCTCTTCTGCTACCACACTGAATCCTCGGCCTTCTTCTCCAGCTCTAGCAGCCTCTATTGCAGCATTTAAGGCAAGTAAATTAGTTTGAGAAGATATTCCTTCTATCATTTCTACCATATCTCCAATTTCTTCTGACCTCTTACCCAACTTTTCTATTGCTTCAGTTGCAAAATTAACTGTCTCACTTACTACATCAAGCTGATTAATTGCCTTTTGTAGAGCCTTATTTCCTTTTTCAGCTGATTTTGAAGACTGATCTGCCATTTC encodes:
- a CDS encoding 5-oxoprolinase subunit PxpA — encoded protein: MNKFKVDINCDMGESFGVYNLGMDEEIIKYISSANIACGFHAGDPSVMDETVKMAVEQEVMVGAHPSFRDLVGFGRRKIEIEPKEVKKIMIYQIGALQAFAKAHNLKLQHVKPHGSLNNMASTDYDLALAIAEAIKEVDENLIFVALGGSAMYKAANNLDLRVASEVFADRAYNLDGTLVSRKIKGAVIEDPTKVKKRVLNMIKNGEVKTINGEILRLKADTVCVHGDNPSAIKLVKELVKELEKNKIEITAMKNIV
- a CDS encoding carboxyltransferase domain-containing protein; the protein is MQIKYKVAGDSALLIEFENKIAPEINNEVRKMYLAIKNKEICGVEELIPAYCSILLLYKPIEITKSKLVEKLNTLKNNLEKFNIEKPDVIEIPTVYGGEYGPDLDYVAEYNNLS